The Sulfuricella sp. DNA segment AAATACAGCCAAAGGTTCGTTGCGTGCTGGCGATTGTTCCATCGATTTCCCGGCACAGGATATCTCTCTCGGCATCGCGCAATGCGGCTTCCGCTGCCTGTAGCGCAATATTCCGGTCGCGCGCGTTGCCTGACATGCGCTCTTCCATGGTGCTAGTCTGCATCGCGGTAACGCCAAGCAGGGTCAGGATAACGAGGAAAATCAATCCCGTAACCAGTGCTGCGCCGGACTGCAAGCCGGCAACTGGTGTGGCTTGACGCGCCAGCTGGAAACCCATTTGTTCAGCATTCCATGATGGCGAGGACAATAAGTTTTGGCGAATCATGATTTCTTCCAGTCCCGGGACTACGAAGTACGGTTACGCAAATTGTAAGTGGCGCTGAAGGCACGCCGGATACGCCAGTCAGTTGCGGTGACCAAGTTGCCATTGCAATCAATATAGGTCTGCTTCTGGGGAGCGAGGCTATCTTCGCTCGAGCGTATCAGTACACATAGCCGCACCGAACTGACATTAGCCATTACAGCAGTTCCCGCCACAACATATTTACTGCCGTCACCATAAAGGATTTGCATGTCTTCGACATCATCCAGCATCACTTGCGATGCCGCGCTGCCATTTCCGAGGCAAATCAACTGCTTGCTGGCGTTGATGGAAAATGCATTCACCGCCCGGCCGCCCGGTGCGGCGGCATTGAGACAATCGGTGACCGCATCGTAACTGACCGTGATGCTGTCCGGAGTCCCGTTTGTGCCTGTGATCGCGGTGCCACTAAAACTGATGGCGGAGGGAGCCGCATATATCGGGGCGGGAGGTGCAAACGAAATATTGGTATAGCCTGCTTCACGGATGTTGCGGCCCAGCAGTTCCATGGCGAAACGGCCATTTTCCTGCAGGCGGGAGAGATTGTCCTGGGAGCGGTAAGTCTGCTTGGCGCCAACGAAGAGTGTGCCGATCACGGCGACAAGAAAAAGACCAATAGTCATGGCAACCATCAGTTCCACCAGCGTCAGGCCGGATTCTTTGCTCTTTTCCCGATAAGTGGTCATTGGCATTTTATTGGGCTCAGCCTGGAAAACGAGATTCAAAATGTCAGATTTCATGGCGCCACCCATACATCGAAATTGCGCGAAATGGTGCCATTGGTCGCGCACCCGGTTTCTCCCGTGGTGCACTTTTCAGACCAGCTGACCCTGACGCAGAAGCGGTTGCTCGCGGCATTCAGGGTTGCACAATCCGCATTGGCGCGATAGACGCTACCACTGCCCCCGGGAAGCAGGGCCGCATTGGCGGTATTCCAGGCAAAGCGGTCATACTGCGCCATTTGGGATGAATCGCAGCCAGTCGATATGCAACTGGGGTCCGATCCAACGCCGGTGGCAATACTGTTGTAAGAACCGGCTCCGACCCCCGTCATGTTGGCCCGCATCCGGTCAGCCATGTCGTAGGCCTGCTGGGTAGCAATCGAGCGCAGATAGGCCGTCTGGTTGCTTTTCAGCCCGACAGCCTGTAACCCGGCCAAGCCCAGGAGCCCAAACGAAATCACTAGAATGGCAATCAGCACCTCCAGCATGGAGAAGCCATCTTGTCGTTTCTGTTGCGGCAATCGCATCCCGGCATACATAACTGGCAACCTTCCTTGTTATGGGCAGACGCTGGCAGTTTTGGCGACACTCGCCCTGCCTGTCAAGCTGACTGAAATCAAGCGCCCTGTATATCCGCTGTAACAGAGGGTGAAAACCCCGCTCGAATCACTGGTACCCGTTGAACGGTATTGAATTTCAGCATTATTTGTAAAACCTGAGCCCACCAGTGCAAAACCAGTTTTAAGCGCCTCGTGCTCGCGCAGCGCCTCGCCTGCATCAATAGCCGCGTTTGCGTTGGCATCCACCCAGATCGTCCAGCCACTGCCGAAATCAGCGCCTGCCGCAGTCACACGTACGCTTGTCCCGCGCTTGATAGCCTCACTCCGGGCCAGGGCAAGCCCGGAAATAAAATCATTCGCCTGAGTCGAAATACTGTTATTAATAATCAAATCTCTAAAGCTGGGCACAGCGATTGCCAAGAGCACCCCGGCGATCGCGATGGTAATCATCATCTCGATCAAGGTAAAACCGCCTGTGGAGGTTTTTTTCATATCCGAATGAACGCCTTTTTAAGTTGATTCGATCATAATTTAAAATGTTGGCACGATGCTAGCACGAAATGACAAACGGTTGCCTGAATGGGATAAGTGGTCAAACATGAAAGTAAAGTTGTGACGCATGACATCATAATCATCGGCGCGGGTGTTGCAGGATGCGCTACAGCCCTGGAGCTCGCGAGTCAGGGCGCACGAGTACGGCTAATTGACCAGGGCGGTTTGGGACAGGAATCCTCCTGGGCTGGAGGAGGAATACTGTATCCCCTTTTGCCGTGGGATTACGTTGATGCCGTCAACCAACTGGTAAAGCAGAGCATTGCCTTATTCCCCTCCTGGGCCGAGAAACTGCGTGCGGAAAGTGGCATCGATCCCGAATACCGGCAATGCGGCATGCTGGTGTTGCCTGCTTTTTCCGCAGATAGCGCACGAGCATGGTGTAACACCCATGACACCTGGCTGGAAACATCAGGAGCACGGAAGGTCATTCCTGAACTGGCCACAGACGAAGATGCCTTATGGCTTCCTGACGTCACGCAGGCCCGCAACCCGAGGCTGCTCAAAGCTTTGCGGTGCCGATTGGAACAGCTTGGCGTCGAAATCTCCGAGCACACCGAGGTCACGGGGTGGAGAAACGATGGCGAGAAAATCACCGCTGTTGAGACAAACCAGGGCACCCTCAATGCAGGGCGTTATGTCGTCACCTCGGGCGCATGGAGCAAGGCCTTGCTGGGCGAATACTCGCTGAATCTGGATATCCGCCCCATTCGTGGCCAGATGCTGCTGTTCAAGACAGAGCCGGGCATTTTGCGCACCATCATTCTGAAAAACGGCACTTACCTGATTCCTCGCCTGGATGGCCACATTCTGGCGGGCAGCACACTGGAAGACGTGGGCTTCGACAAAACCACGACGGAAGAAGCCAAAGCCATGCTCTATGCTCGGGCCACCGAGATTCTGCCGCTGCTAAAAAGCACGCCCCTGGTCCAGCACTGGTCCGGGCTGCGCCCTGGCTCGCCGGACAACATCCCCACCATCGATCGCCACCCGCAACTGGAAAATCTGTATCTCAACAGCGGTCATTACCGCTACGGCGTCACCATGGCGCCTGCCAGCGCGGAAATCATGGCCAATCTGATTCTGGGGCGGCCTCAGGCAATCGACATTACCCCTTACCACTGGCCGGTCGGCACAAAATAAATTACATTCTCATACTCACTTGAATATAGGGATTTGTCATGTCCGACCGCAAAGCGTACTGGGAACAAATCTACTCCACCCGCAAGCCGCATGAAGTCGGCTGGTTTCAGGCCTATCCGGAAATTCCGCTGCACCTGATTGCCTCGACCGGCGTGGACAGGAATGCAGCCATTATCGACGTGGGCGGCGGCGCCTCCAACCTGGTGGATGCCTTGCTGGAAAACGGCTACAGCGATGTGACTGTGCTCGATCTTTCCGCTGCCGCGCTGGAAGCCACCAGGGCCAGGCTCGGAGAAGCGTCAAGCAGGGTGAAATGGCTGGTCGAGGATATCACCTGTTTCAACCCGCCGCGGCAATACGATGTATGGCACGACCGGGCAGTATTCCATTTCCTCACCGAGGCCTCGGACCGCCAGCACTATATGGAAGCGGCCCGCGCCGCCCTGCCCCCCGGAGGAAATCTCATCATGGCGGCCTTCGCGCTCGATGGCCCGCCCCAGTGCAGCGGGCTGGATGTGGTGCGCTACAGCCCGGAAAGCCTGCAACGGGAAGCCGGTGATGGATTTACGCTTGCAGAATCCTTTGGCGGCCTCCATATCACCCCTTCCCAGGGCAAGCAGTCTTATACGTTTTGCCGCTTTATCCGGAAGTAAAACCCGCATGAACAAACCCCAAATCAAACTGGGCGCCACATACAGTAATGGCTGCTTCCACAACCACTGGGAAGTGCGCCAGGTTCTGGCACAGGGCGTAACCTGTGAGCACGAGAACACGCCGGATTGCGTGAAATACAAGGTATTGGCAGGCCCGCAACGGCGGCGCAGCTTCATCTGCAGCGAGGAAGAGTTCTCGCGCTGGGTGCGTTATGAAGTCGCCCGAGACGAGAATTCCTGGTTCAAGATCGAGAGTGTGGACTAGCAGTCAGTCACGTTGAATTTCATGGTTGTAGGTCGGGCTTTAGCCCGAAATGTCGGGTTAAAACCCGACCTACGACGTGTTGACGTTACTACTAACCCAGCCTGGCCAGCTGCACCCGCAGTTTCTCCAGCATCGCGCCAAAGCTCACCATCCGCTCCTTTTCCTGCTCCACCACAGCGGCAGGCGCGCGTGCGACGAAGCTCTCGTTGCCCAGCTTGGCGTGGGCCTTGGCGATTTCGCCTTCGAGGCGCGCGATCTCCTTGGACAGGCGCGCCTGTTCGGCTTCCTTGTCCACCTCGATCTTGAGCATCAGGCGCACATCGCCCACCACTGCGACCGGCGCATCTGCGTCCGGCAGTTCGCCTTCCACGATGGTGATTTCAGAGATCTTTGCCAGCGCCTGGAGGTAGGGAGCCAAAGCGGAAATATCGCCCAGCGCGACCAGCGGCACTTTCTGCGCGGGTGAAATATTCATTTCACCGCGCAGGGCACGGCAGGCGTTAACCATTTCCTTGAGCTGCGCGGCCTGAGCCATGGCAACGGCATCCACCCTGCCCGGGTCGGCCTGCGGATAGGCTTGCAGCATGACACTCTCGCCACTCCTGTTCGCCAGCGGAGCCACTTTCTGCCACAGTTCCTCGGTGATGAAGGGGATGATGGGGTGAGCCAGGCGCAGCAGGGTTTCCAGCACGCGCACCAGGGCGCGGCGCGTGGCCCTTTGCTGCGCCTCGTTGCCACCCGCGATCTGCACCTTGGCCAGTTCCACATACCAGTCGCAGTACTCGTCCCAGGCAAATTCGTAGATGGCGCGCGCCGCCATGTCGAAGCGGTAGGAGCCGAACGCCTCGGCCACGTCCTGTTCGGCCTGCTGCAGGCGGCCGATGATCCATTTGTCCATGTCCGAATACTGCAGGGGCAGGCTTTCATCCTGTCCGCAATCCTTGCCTTCGGTATTCATCAGCACAAAGCGGGTGGCATTCCACAGCTTGTTGCAGAAATTGCGGTAGCCTTCGCAGCGCTTGAAGTCGAACTTGATGTCGCGCCCGTGCGAAGCCAGGCTGGCAAAGGTGAAGCGGATGGCGTCCGTGCCGAAGGAGGCGATGCCTTCTGGGAAATCCTTGCGCGTACCTTTTTCGATCGAGGCCGCCTGCTTCGGATTCATCAGGCCGGTGGTGCGCTTCTGCACCAGGGTTTCCAGTTCGATGCCGTCGATCAGGTCGATCGGGTCGATGACATTGCCCTTGGACTTGCTCATCTTGTTGCCGTGCATGTCGCGTACCAGGCCGTGCACATACACTTCCCTGAACGGCACCTGGTCGGTGAAATGCAGCGACATCATGATCATGCGGGCGACC contains these protein-coding regions:
- a CDS encoding pilus assembly protein, which encodes MIRQNLLSSPSWNAEQMGFQLARQATPVAGLQSGAALVTGLIFLVILTLLGVTAMQTSTMEERMSGNARDRNIALQAAEAALRDAERDILCREIDGTIASTQRTFGCISGKTGADATCTDGLCCIINAPGIACVERPAGHPVYTDFSLSAAPSVAYGTYSAAPALPSVSQQPRYLIEPYRKQEVNYYRITARGYGANANTQVTLQEVYKE
- a CDS encoding PilW family protein; translated protein: MKSDILNLVFQAEPNKMPMTTYREKSKESGLTLVELMVAMTIGLFLVAVIGTLFVGAKQTYRSQDNLSRLQENGRFAMELLGRNIREAGYTNISFAPPAPIYAAPSAISFSGTAITGTNGTPDSITVSYDAVTDCLNAAAPGGRAVNAFSINASKQLICLGNGSAASQVMLDDVEDMQILYGDGSKYVVAGTAVMANVSSVRLCVLIRSSEDSLAPQKQTYIDCNGNLVTATDWRIRRAFSATYNLRNRTS
- the pilV gene encoding type IV pilus modification protein PilV, whose translation is MRLPQQKRQDGFSMLEVLIAILVISFGLLGLAGLQAVGLKSNQTAYLRSIATQQAYDMADRMRANMTGVGAGSYNSIATGVGSDPSCISTGCDSSQMAQYDRFAWNTANAALLPGGSGSVYRANADCATLNAASNRFCVRVSWSEKCTTGETGCATNGTISRNFDVWVAP
- a CDS encoding GspH/FimT family pseudopilin, with translation MKKTSTGGFTLIEMMITIAIAGVLLAIAVPSFRDLIINNSISTQANDFISGLALARSEAIKRGTSVRVTAAGADFGSGWTIWVDANANAAIDAGEALREHEALKTGFALVGSGFTNNAEIQYRSTGTSDSSGVFTLCYSGYTGRLISVSLTGRASVAKTASVCP
- the thiO gene encoding glycine oxidase ThiO, whose product is MTHDIIIIGAGVAGCATALELASQGARVRLIDQGGLGQESSWAGGGILYPLLPWDYVDAVNQLVKQSIALFPSWAEKLRAESGIDPEYRQCGMLVLPAFSADSARAWCNTHDTWLETSGARKVIPELATDEDALWLPDVTQARNPRLLKALRCRLEQLGVEISEHTEVTGWRNDGEKITAVETNQGTLNAGRYVVTSGAWSKALLGEYSLNLDIRPIRGQMLLFKTEPGILRTIILKNGTYLIPRLDGHILAGSTLEDVGFDKTTTEEAKAMLYARATEILPLLKSTPLVQHWSGLRPGSPDNIPTIDRHPQLENLYLNSGHYRYGVTMAPASAEIMANLILGRPQAIDITPYHWPVGTK
- a CDS encoding class I SAM-dependent methyltransferase codes for the protein MSDRKAYWEQIYSTRKPHEVGWFQAYPEIPLHLIASTGVDRNAAIIDVGGGASNLVDALLENGYSDVTVLDLSAAALEATRARLGEASSRVKWLVEDITCFNPPRQYDVWHDRAVFHFLTEASDRQHYMEAARAALPPGGNLIMAAFALDGPPQCSGLDVVRYSPESLQREAGDGFTLAESFGGLHITPSQGKQSYTFCRFIRK